A window of Juglans regia cultivar Chandler chromosome 7, Walnut 2.0, whole genome shotgun sequence contains these coding sequences:
- the LOC109010794 gene encoding uncharacterized protein LOC109010794 → MHPSGFNEQDKIGKAKVMFLELEKKTFNFDHCWRVLRFHPKWVEHMEIVKLKKKPSSNGSTPNSINLGEDEDFHAVSSNLDRPIGRKVEKEKRKRKEMTESDSLVVLNEMKEIRKSKIVLMQEARDHDNKMLCLRQEEVSLRQSEVGLREEEMRIQKEKVLLEQEKLRIEEKKEDERIMALNTSTMPPMLQQYHLQRQMKILASRTRKN, encoded by the exons ATGCATCCAAGTGGTTTTAacgagcaagacaag ATTGGCAAGGCAAAGGTCATGTTCCTAGAGTTAGAGAAGAaaacttttaactttgatcATTGTTGGCGGGTGTTGAGATTCCATCCAAAGTGGGTGGAACATATGGAAATAGTGAAGCTGAAGAAAAAACCAAGTTCGAATGGTTCGACAccaaattcaataaatttaggCGAAGATGAGGATTTTCATGCAGTATCTTCAAATTTGGATCGACCAATTGGCCGTAAAGTAGAAAAAGAGaaacgaaagagaaaagaaatgacgGAGTCCGATTCTCTCGTGGTActaaatgagatgaaagaaattagaaagagTAAAATCGTACTTATGCAAGAAGCACGTGATCATGATAATAAGATGTTATGTCTTAGGCAAGAGGAAGTGAGTCTTAGACAATCGGAAGTGGGTCTTAGGGAAGAAGAAATGCGTATCCAAAAAGAGAAGGTGCTACTTGAGCAGGAGAAGTTAcggattgaagaaaagaaagaagatgaaagaaTTATGGCATTAAATACAAGTACCATGCCTCCAATGCTACAACAATACCATCTTCAACGACAAATGAAAATACTTGCAAGTCGTACTAGGAAAAACTAa